The following coding sequences lie in one Bartonella sp. DGB1 genomic window:
- the purL gene encoding phosphoribosylformylglycinamidine synthase subunit PurL, which produces MSNNIIITPEIIAQHGISQSEYEIILNLLDREPTYTELGIFSAMWNEHCSYKSSKKFLKTLPTSGERVIQGPGENAGVVDIDDGDCVIFKMESHNHPSFIEPYQGAATGVGGILRDIFTMGARPIASMNALRFGDIYNEKTKHLVSGVVAGIGGYSNSFGVPTVGGEVNFSSCYNGNILVNAFAAGVAKQNKIFYSKAKGVGLPVVYLGAKTGRDGVGGATMASAEFDETIEEKRPTVQVGDPFTEKKLLEACLELMQTGAVIAIQDMGAAGLTCSAVEMGAKGDLGIILDLDKVPTREENMTAYEIMLSESQERMLMVLCPEKQSEAEKIFNKWELDFAIIGTTTDDLRFRIYQNNQEVANLPIKELGDKAPEYDRPYVAPVVDKELTLDETPELPNLDKIILNILNSPNHSSRKWVYEQYDTFIQGNSLIRPGGDAGVVRIEGSTKKALAFSSDVTPRYCKADPYEGGKQAVAECWRNLCATGALPLAATDNLNFGNPEKPEIMGEFVYSIKGISEACKKLNFPIVSGNVSLYNETLGQAIDPTPTIAGVGLLKNYQNMLQISTMKPGDHILLVGGYGKYLGQSVYATEILNIKHGSPPKVDLEKEKLNGDFILNLAEKKLISACHDISDGGLAIAMAEMCITSKLGAQLNNIKDYPVHAFLFGEDQGRYLLTASDSNLEVILQEAKKSDILIDNIGSVVSESFSLNEYFSITIESLTKAYEQWFPNYMSKK; this is translated from the coding sequence TTGTCGAATAATATTATAATAACACCAGAAATTATTGCACAACATGGAATAAGTCAGAGTGAATATGAAATTATTTTAAATTTATTAGACAGAGAACCTACCTATACTGAATTAGGTATTTTTTCTGCTATGTGGAATGAACATTGCTCTTATAAATCCTCTAAAAAATTTCTTAAAACTCTACCTACTTCTGGAGAAAGAGTTATCCAAGGTCCTGGAGAAAATGCTGGGGTAGTAGATATTGATGACGGTGATTGTGTTATTTTCAAAATGGAAAGCCATAACCATCCTTCTTTTATTGAACCCTATCAGGGTGCTGCTACTGGTGTAGGTGGAATTTTACGCGATATTTTTACTATGGGCGCACGTCCAATTGCAAGTATGAATGCCTTACGCTTTGGTGATATTTACAATGAGAAAACTAAACATCTAGTTAGTGGTGTTGTAGCAGGTATAGGCGGTTATAGTAATTCTTTTGGAGTTCCAACAGTTGGCGGAGAAGTTAATTTTTCTTCTTGTTATAATGGAAATATTTTAGTTAATGCTTTTGCCGCTGGTGTAGCTAAGCAAAATAAAATATTTTACTCCAAAGCAAAAGGTGTTGGTTTACCAGTAGTCTATCTAGGTGCTAAAACCGGTCGTGATGGCGTTGGCGGGGCAACAATGGCGTCCGCGGAATTTGATGAAACGATCGAAGAAAAAAGACCTACCGTGCAAGTTGGTGATCCTTTTACTGAGAAAAAATTATTAGAAGCATGTTTAGAATTAATGCAAACTGGTGCCGTTATTGCTATTCAAGATATGGGTGCTGCTGGTTTAACCTGTTCAGCTGTCGAAATGGGTGCTAAAGGTGATTTAGGTATAATTTTAGATTTAGATAAAGTACCTACCCGCGAAGAAAATATGACGGCCTATGAAATAATGCTATCAGAAAGTCAAGAAAGAATGCTGATGGTTTTATGTCCTGAAAAACAATCAGAAGCAGAAAAAATCTTCAATAAATGGGAACTAGATTTTGCTATCATCGGTACAACTACTGATGATCTACGTTTTAGGATATATCAAAATAATCAAGAAGTAGCTAATTTACCTATTAAAGAATTAGGTGATAAAGCTCCAGAATATGATCGACCTTATGTAGCTCCGGTAGTAGACAAAGAATTAACTTTAGACGAAACACCAGAGTTACCTAATTTAGACAAAATAATATTAAATATATTAAATTCCCCTAACCACAGTTCTAGAAAATGGGTCTACGAACAATATGATACTTTTATTCAAGGTAATAGTTTAATAAGACCAGGTGGAGATGCTGGTGTAGTTAGAATAGAAGGAAGCACTAAAAAAGCACTCGCTTTTTCTTCTGATGTTACCCCTAGATATTGTAAAGCCGATCCATATGAAGGTGGAAAACAAGCAGTAGCTGAATGCTGGAGAAACCTATGTGCTACTGGCGCTCTACCCTTAGCAGCTACAGATAATCTTAATTTTGGTAATCCAGAAAAACCGGAAATTATGGGAGAATTTGTGTATAGCATTAAGGGTATTAGTGAAGCCTGCAAAAAGCTAAATTTCCCTATAGTCTCTGGTAATGTTTCCTTATATAATGAAACATTAGGGCAAGCAATCGATCCTACTCCTACAATTGCTGGAGTTGGTCTATTAAAAAATTACCAAAATATGTTACAAATATCTACGATGAAACCAGGAGATCATATCCTGTTGGTAGGTGGCTATGGTAAATATCTTGGACAATCAGTTTATGCTACAGAGATATTAAACATTAAGCATGGATCCCCTCCTAAAGTTGATCTAGAAAAAGAAAAATTAAATGGTGATTTTATTCTTAATCTAGCAGAAAAAAAACTTATTTCAGCTTGTCATGATATATCAGATGGAGGCCTAGCTATCGCTATGGCAGAAATGTGCATTACCTCAAAGTTAGGGGCGCAGCTCAATAATATTAAAGATTACCCTGTCCACGCCTTCTTATTTGGAGAAGATCAAGGTAGATATTTATTAACGGCTTCTGACAGTAACTTAGAAGTTATTTTGCAAGAAGCAAAAAAATCAGATATACTAATAGATAATATTGGTTCTGTAGTAAGTGAATCATTTTCACTGAATGAATATTTTTCAATAACTATTGAAAGCTTAACAAAAGCCTATGAACAATGGTTCCCTAACTATATGAGCAAAAAATAA
- a CDS encoding BolA/IbaG family iron-sulfur metabolism protein has product MAMEAHIIEKLIREAIPDSKVIIKDLAGDGEHYVAEVISETFRGKTRLQQHKMVYNALQNKVGTELHALAVQTKIPE; this is encoded by the coding sequence ATGGCAATGGAAGCACATATAATTGAAAAGCTTATTAGAGAAGCCATCCCCGATAGTAAAGTAATAATAAAAGATCTCGCCGGTGATGGAGAACATTATGTTGCAGAAGTTATCTCAGAAACATTCAGAGGTAAGACTCGCTTACAGCAACATAAAATGGTATATAATGCTTTACAAAATAAAGTTGGCACAGAGTTGCATGCTCTTGCTGTACAAACCAAAATACCTGAATAA
- a CDS encoding multidrug effflux MFS transporter, which yields MSNITAKQQQHIDNVKSKIGTVEFIFLMSLLMASNALAIDIMLPAFSSISNYFSLQNANHIQYIIFSYLLGYAFFQLLFGSLSDRYGRKNLIILGMIIYVFTALACALVFNFWVLLVLRFIQGIGAATTKVLTVAIVRDIYSGKEMARIMSFAAIVFMIVPILAPAFGFTLLSISNQAWQTIFLFMAFGGLLLIIWTYIRLPETLFEKRALTFNNTRDAFKIVFSNRICVNYTLAISFIMGGLFGSLLSCEQIFNRIYHLESLFPIAFASIAIFLALASFNNTQLLKKFNIKNIANFQLLSMMCFSASWLTTALIMDEIPFIIFMFFYVGVMYSFGGLAANLNSIALEPLGKVAGTASSITNFSQTIIGALLGIIIGQSFNNTTIPLASGFLICNSFALLSILIVEKGKLFSKRISD from the coding sequence ATGTCTAACATCACAGCTAAGCAACAACAGCATATAGACAATGTCAAATCAAAAATAGGTACAGTTGAATTTATATTTTTAATGTCATTATTAATGGCTAGTAATGCTTTAGCTATCGATATTATGTTACCAGCTTTTTCATCTATTAGTAACTATTTTTCGCTACAAAATGCTAATCATATCCAATATATTATTTTCAGTTATTTATTAGGATATGCTTTTTTTCAATTACTTTTTGGATCATTAAGTGATAGATATGGTCGCAAAAATCTTATCATACTAGGTATGATAATTTATGTATTTACTGCGTTAGCTTGTGCTTTAGTATTTAATTTTTGGGTATTACTCGTACTACGTTTTATTCAAGGCATAGGAGCTGCAACTACCAAAGTCTTAACTGTTGCTATTGTACGTGATATATATTCCGGTAAAGAAATGGCACGTATAATGTCATTTGCCGCTATTGTTTTTATGATTGTTCCTATATTAGCGCCTGCTTTTGGGTTTACTTTATTATCTATATCTAATCAAGCTTGGCAAACAATTTTTTTGTTTATGGCTTTTGGTGGACTATTACTAATTATTTGGACCTATATCAGATTACCTGAAACTTTATTTGAAAAACGAGCCTTAACATTTAATAATACTAGAGATGCTTTTAAAATAGTATTTTCTAATAGAATTTGTGTAAATTATACACTAGCTATCTCTTTTATAATGGGCGGATTATTCGGATCATTACTAAGTTGTGAGCAAATTTTTAACCGTATTTATCATTTGGAATCTTTATTTCCTATAGCCTTTGCTTCTATAGCAATATTTTTAGCACTTGCCTCTTTTAATAATACACAATTATTAAAAAAATTTAATATTAAGAATATTGCTAACTTTCAATTATTATCTATGATGTGTTTCTCAGCTAGTTGGCTTACAACTGCTTTAATAATGGATGAAATCCCTTTTATTATATTTATGTTTTTTTATGTTGGAGTTATGTATTCCTTTGGAGGGTTAGCTGCTAACTTAAATTCTATAGCTCTAGAGCCTTTAGGCAAAGTTGCTGGAACAGCATCTTCTATTACTAATTTTTCTCAAACTATCATAGGTGCATTGTTAGGAATTATAATAGGACAATCATTTAATAATACCACTATCCCATTAGCAAGTGGCTTTTTAATTTGTAATAGCTTCGCGTTACTATCAATACTTATAGTAGAAAAAGGTAAATTATTTAGTAAAAGAATTTCTGACTAA
- the grxD gene encoding Grx4 family monothiol glutaredoxin, giving the protein MNEINKFIDEIIKNNKVVLFMKGTADFPQCGFSGRVAQILDYLNVTYKDVNVLENMELREGIKIYSDWPTIPQLYINGEFIGGADIVTEMFQNKELQEVLGITDNS; this is encoded by the coding sequence ATGAATGAAATAAACAAATTTATTGATGAAATAATTAAAAATAATAAAGTAGTTCTTTTTATGAAAGGAACTGCTGATTTTCCGCAATGTGGTTTTTCAGGAAGAGTCGCACAAATATTAGATTATCTTAATGTAACATATAAAGATGTTAATGTATTGGAAAATATGGAATTACGTGAAGGTATAAAAATATATTCAGATTGGCCTACTATCCCCCAATTATATATTAATGGAGAATTTATTGGAGGGGCAGATATAGTGACAGAAATGTTTCAAAATAAAGAATTACAAGAAGTTTTAGGTATTACAGATAACTCATAA